In Nonomuraea sp. NBC_00507, the following are encoded in one genomic region:
- a CDS encoding M1 family metallopeptidase has protein sequence MKRLLALTAAAFISLPLSPALAHDAAPGAPGAGDPYFPEQGNGGYDAGHYDLSLDYDPSSARLIGVAGITARATQALSRFNLDLVSTLAVRSVTVDGRPAAFTQSGSELVVTPARSLPSGRGFSVVVRYDGKATHVIDPDGSLDGWIKTSDGVFNANEPQGAMTWYPGNHHMTDKATYRFTVTVPSTRVAVANGDLVAKWSKGERTTSVWDSREPMASYLATVSIGKFEFADARIGGYRVTTAVDPKLAGDAKGFPERHPPVLDYFSSIFGPYPFSSTGGIVDHAPEVGYALETQTRPIYPRVPSESLLAHELAHQWFGNSVTPTLWRDIWLNEGFATYAEWLWADKLGTRTVQTSFDAAYATAAEDEFWQSPPADPGGPENLFHDPVYDRGAMTLHMLRREVGDAAFFAILRAWASDYKYGNADTAAFIALSERVSGKQLDALFEAWLFKPGKPAL, from the coding sequence ATGAAGCGTCTTCTCGCTCTCACCGCAGCAGCCTTCATCTCCCTTCCCCTCTCCCCCGCCCTCGCACACGACGCCGCACCCGGCGCGCCGGGTGCGGGTGACCCGTACTTTCCCGAGCAGGGGAACGGCGGCTACGATGCCGGCCATTACGACCTCTCGCTCGACTACGACCCGTCATCCGCACGCCTCATCGGCGTGGCCGGGATCACCGCCCGGGCCACGCAGGCGCTGAGCCGTTTCAATCTGGATCTCGTCAGCACCCTGGCGGTGCGGTCGGTGACGGTGGACGGCCGGCCTGCCGCCTTCACGCAGAGCGGCTCCGAGCTGGTGGTCACGCCCGCCAGGAGCCTCCCTTCAGGCCGCGGCTTCTCCGTCGTCGTCCGGTACGACGGCAAGGCCACGCACGTCATCGACCCCGACGGCTCGCTCGACGGGTGGATCAAGACGAGCGACGGCGTCTTCAACGCCAACGAGCCCCAGGGCGCCATGACCTGGTATCCAGGCAACCACCACATGACCGACAAGGCGACCTATCGGTTCACGGTGACCGTGCCGAGCACCCGGGTGGCGGTGGCCAACGGGGACCTGGTGGCGAAGTGGTCGAAGGGCGAGCGCACCACGTCCGTGTGGGACTCCCGTGAGCCGATGGCCAGCTACCTGGCCACGGTGTCGATCGGCAAGTTCGAGTTCGCCGACGCCAGGATCGGCGGGTACCGCGTCACCACCGCCGTGGACCCCAAGCTGGCCGGCGACGCGAAGGGCTTCCCCGAGCGGCACCCGCCGGTGCTCGACTACTTCAGCTCGATCTTCGGCCCGTACCCGTTCTCCTCGACCGGCGGCATCGTCGACCATGCCCCTGAGGTCGGCTACGCGCTGGAGACCCAGACGCGGCCCATCTACCCGCGGGTCCCCAGCGAGTCGCTGCTCGCGCACGAGCTGGCGCACCAATGGTTCGGCAACTCGGTGACGCCGACGTTGTGGCGTGACATCTGGCTCAACGAGGGCTTCGCCACCTACGCGGAGTGGCTCTGGGCGGACAAGCTCGGCACCCGTACCGTGCAGACCTCATTCGACGCGGCCTACGCGACGGCGGCCGAGGACGAGTTCTGGCAGAGCCCGCCCGCCGACCCGGGCGGCCCGGAGAACCTCTTCCACGACCCCGTCTACGACCGCGGCGCGATGACGCTGCACATGCTGCGGCGCGAGGTCGGTGACGCGGCGTTCTTCGCGATCCTGCGCGCGTGGGCGAGCGACTACAAGTACGGCAACGCCGACACGGCCGCCTTCATCGCCCTGTCCGAGCGGGTGTCCGGCAAGCAGCTCGACGCTCTCTTCGAGGCCTGGCTCTTCAAACCCGGCAAGCCGGCACTGTGA
- a CDS encoding uracil-DNA glycosylase, producing the protein MAGRPLNEVVEAGWATALEPVAEQISLMGEFLRKEIAEGRQYLPAGTNVLRAFNQPFDEVKVLIVGQDPYPTPGHPVGLSFSVAADVRPLPGSLVNIYKEMETDLGLPRPANGDLTPWAEQGVLLLNRVLTVMPGKPASHRGKGWEQVTEQAIRALVARAKPMVAILWGRDARNLAPMLGDVPRIESAHPSPLSARSGFFGSRPFSRANELLAQQGAAPVEWKLP; encoded by the coding sequence ATGGCCGGTCGTCCACTGAACGAAGTCGTCGAAGCCGGATGGGCCACAGCGCTTGAGCCCGTCGCCGAGCAGATCTCCCTGATGGGCGAGTTCCTGCGCAAGGAGATCGCTGAGGGCAGGCAATACCTCCCCGCGGGGACCAACGTCCTGCGTGCGTTCAACCAGCCCTTCGACGAGGTCAAGGTGCTGATCGTGGGCCAGGACCCCTACCCGACGCCCGGCCACCCGGTCGGGCTGTCGTTCTCGGTGGCTGCGGACGTCCGGCCGCTGCCGGGCAGCCTGGTCAACATCTACAAGGAGATGGAGACCGACCTCGGCCTGCCGCGTCCCGCCAACGGCGACCTGACGCCGTGGGCGGAGCAGGGCGTGCTGCTGCTCAACAGGGTGCTCACCGTGATGCCCGGCAAGCCGGCCTCGCATCGGGGCAAGGGCTGGGAGCAGGTCACCGAGCAGGCCATCCGCGCGCTGGTGGCGCGGGCCAAGCCGATGGTGGCGATCCTGTGGGGCCGCGACGCTCGTAACCTCGCGCCGATGCTCGGCGACGTGCCGCGCATCGAGTCCGCCCATCCCTCCCCGTTGTCGGCGCGCAGCGGCTTCTTCGGCTCGCGGCCGTTCAGCCGGGCCAATGAGCTGCTCGCCCAGCAGGGCGCGGCGCCTGTGGAGTGGAAGCTGCCTTAG
- a CDS encoding FAD-dependent monooxygenase, with protein MEHERVPVLVVGGGYAGLSAALLLAWRDVPVMLVERHPSTSVQPKAFGVGPRAVELLRPVPGVEEALSGIWAGIGDNMRIAIGKSLADPDPHMIMSDEREELAFLAGITPAAMVGAPQAEVERVLRHRAEELGADLRFSTELRSLEQDAAGVTALIRTAGEERLVRADYVVAADGYRSPLRRLLGVPASGKGELGRTCSIMFDADLSGLVRDREVTLWYLQNEVFTGVILTGTGVGAHVLGVNLAEGESEADFPDERCVELIRIAVDRPDLDVRILDKTTFAMAHVLADTYRAGRVFFAGDAAHTMPPTGGQGGSTALQDGCDIAWRLWLVLSGQAGPGFLDTYDAERRPIGTLTADAQLANLGVRMPPAARVGYPEPLEDPIGALIGYRYHSTAILDEPGDDGSILEDPRVPHGRPGSRAPHVVLDWEGQPISTIDLFGSGFVLLADKEGGQAWIDAGRLIKERLGVQLTRLLIGDELKDAEGCWRERYGVSGGGAVLVRPDGYVAWRSPDADPDPLATLERVLRRVLSR; from the coding sequence ATGGAGCATGAGCGAGTGCCGGTCCTCGTGGTCGGCGGCGGGTATGCGGGGCTGAGCGCGGCGCTGCTCCTGGCCTGGCGCGACGTGCCGGTCATGCTGGTCGAGCGGCATCCGAGCACATCGGTCCAGCCCAAGGCGTTCGGCGTCGGCCCGCGAGCCGTCGAGCTGCTGCGCCCCGTGCCCGGCGTTGAAGAAGCCCTGAGCGGCATCTGGGCCGGCATCGGTGACAACATGCGCATCGCGATCGGCAAGAGCCTGGCCGACCCGGACCCGCACATGATCATGAGCGACGAGCGCGAGGAGCTGGCCTTCCTGGCCGGCATCACCCCCGCCGCGATGGTCGGCGCGCCCCAGGCCGAGGTCGAGCGCGTGCTCCGCCACAGGGCCGAGGAGCTTGGCGCCGACCTGCGTTTCTCCACCGAGTTGCGTTCGCTGGAGCAGGACGCGGCCGGGGTGACGGCGCTGATCCGCACCGCCGGTGAGGAGCGCCTGGTGCGGGCCGACTACGTCGTGGCCGCCGACGGCTACCGGAGCCCGCTGCGCCGGCTCCTGGGCGTGCCGGCCTCCGGCAAGGGGGAGCTGGGCCGGACGTGCTCGATCATGTTCGACGCCGACCTGTCCGGCCTGGTCCGCGACCGCGAGGTCACCTTGTGGTACCTGCAGAACGAGGTCTTCACCGGAGTGATCCTGACCGGCACCGGCGTGGGCGCGCACGTGCTCGGCGTCAACCTCGCGGAGGGCGAGAGCGAGGCCGACTTCCCCGACGAGCGCTGCGTCGAGCTGATCCGCATCGCCGTCGACCGGCCCGACCTGGACGTGCGCATCCTGGACAAGACGACCTTCGCCATGGCGCACGTGCTGGCCGACACCTACCGGGCCGGGCGGGTGTTCTTCGCCGGGGACGCGGCCCACACCATGCCGCCTACCGGCGGGCAGGGGGGCAGCACGGCGCTCCAAGACGGCTGCGACATCGCCTGGCGGCTCTGGCTGGTGCTCTCCGGGCAGGCCGGTCCCGGGTTCCTCGACACCTACGACGCCGAGCGCCGTCCCATCGGCACGCTGACGGCCGATGCCCAGCTCGCCAACCTCGGCGTACGCATGCCTCCCGCGGCCCGTGTCGGTTACCCCGAGCCCCTGGAGGACCCGATCGGCGCCCTCATCGGATACCGCTACCACTCCACGGCGATTCTGGACGAACCCGGCGACGACGGCTCGATCCTGGAGGATCCCCGTGTGCCGCACGGGCGTCCAGGCAGCCGCGCCCCGCATGTCGTGCTCGACTGGGAGGGCCAGCCCATCTCCACCATCGACCTGTTCGGCTCCGGCTTCGTCCTGCTGGCCGACAAAGAAGGGGGTCAGGCGTGGATCGACGCCGGACGCCTGATCAAGGAGCGATTGGGGGTGCAGCTCACGCGGCTGCTGATCGGCGACGAGCTGAAGGACGCGGAGGGCTGCTGGCGGGAGAGGTACGGCGTCAGCGGGGGCGGCGCCGTCCTGGTCCGGCCGGACGGATATGTGGCCTGGCGCTCCCCGGACGCCGACCCCGACCCGCTCGCCACGCTGGAACGGGTCCTGCGGCGCGTCCTCAGCCGCTGA
- a CDS encoding MTH1187 family thiamine-binding protein, translating into MIVAFSITPLGVGEGVAEPVARAVKVVRSSGLPNRTDAMFTTIEGEWDEVMDVVKRAVEAVAEVAPRVSLVLKADVRQGITDGMTSKVESLERHLSE; encoded by the coding sequence GTGATCGTCGCTTTCTCCATCACCCCGCTGGGCGTCGGCGAGGGCGTCGCCGAGCCCGTGGCCCGCGCCGTCAAGGTGGTCCGCTCCAGCGGCCTGCCCAACCGGACGGACGCGATGTTCACCACGATCGAGGGTGAGTGGGACGAGGTCATGGACGTCGTCAAGCGGGCCGTGGAGGCGGTGGCGGAGGTCGCTCCCCGGGTGAGCCTGGTGCTCAAGGCCGACGTGCGGCAGGGGATCACGGACGGCATGACCTCCAAGGTCGAGTCCTTGGAACGCCACCTGTCGGAGTAG
- a CDS encoding MscL family protein: MSGFKQFLLRGRQPNFADYSFTINGSRFMYGDFLNHLISFLLISAIVYWLIVAPMTKLIRLFDRDKAATTKQCPECLSDIPAEARRCAHCTSELVPESEKPR, encoded by the coding sequence ATGAGCGGTTTCAAGCAGTTCTTACTTCGCGGCAGGCAGCCGAACTTCGCCGACTACTCCTTCACGATCAACGGCAGCCGGTTCATGTATGGTGACTTCCTCAACCACCTGATCAGCTTCCTGCTCATCTCGGCCATCGTCTACTGGCTGATCGTGGCCCCGATGACCAAGCTGATCAGACTGTTCGACCGCGACAAGGCGGCGACGACCAAGCAGTGCCCGGAGTGCCTCAGCGACATCCCCGCCGAGGCCCGGCGCTGCGCCCACTGCACCTCCGAACTGGTGCCTGAGTCGGAAAAACCCAGGTAG
- the glgX gene encoding glycogen debranching protein GlgX produces MIEIWPGDPYPLGATYDGAGTNFSLYTEVADVVELCLFDEDNVESRVPLSEVDGFIWHGYLPGIGPGQRYGYRVHGPYDPARGMRCNPAKVLLDPYAMAIEGGVTWNEAVYGYRFGHPDTRNDLDSAPYVPRSIVINPFFGWGHDRPPARPYHDTVIYEAHVRGLSISHPKIPKHLRGTYAALHHPEILDHLTKLGVTALELMPVHQFVTDHILEQRGLSNYWGYNSIGFFAPHNRYSSQGQRGGQVLEFKAMVRGLHEAGIEVILDVVYNHTAEGNHLGPTLGFRGIDNINYYRLVSNDKRYYVDTTGTGNSLLMRSPHVLQMIMDSLRYWVIEMHVDGFRFDLASTLARELHEVDRLSAFFDLVQQDPVLSQVKLIAEPWDVGPGGYQVGNFPSRWTEWNGRYRDTIRDLWRGQAATLPEFGSRFTGSSDLYQDDSRRPAASINFVTCHDGFTLQDLVSYNNKHNEANKEGNRDGTDDNRSWNCGEEGPAGIAIESLREQQKRNFLTTLFLSQGVPMLSHGDELGRTQRGNNNGYCQNNELTWVDWSDVRENWLLLEFTQSLAALRKKHPVFRRRRFFYGKPVRGQNDIAWLTPSGEEMTDSDWTVGYAKSLAVFLNGEAITEPDRRGRPIRDDSFLLLFNAHYDTIKFTIPEDYGEMWHTEIDTAMPIMLDARMCRGGEAIAVPGRSVRVLRRV; encoded by the coding sequence ATGATCGAGATCTGGCCGGGAGACCCCTATCCGCTCGGAGCCACCTATGACGGGGCCGGCACCAATTTCTCGCTCTACACCGAGGTCGCGGACGTGGTCGAGCTGTGCCTGTTCGACGAGGACAACGTGGAGTCGAGGGTGCCGCTCAGTGAGGTGGACGGCTTCATCTGGCATGGCTACCTGCCGGGCATCGGGCCTGGCCAGCGATATGGCTACCGGGTCCACGGGCCGTACGATCCGGCGCGCGGGATGCGGTGCAATCCGGCCAAGGTGCTGCTCGACCCCTACGCCATGGCCATCGAGGGCGGGGTGACCTGGAACGAGGCCGTGTACGGCTACCGCTTCGGCCACCCCGACACGCGCAACGACCTGGACTCGGCCCCGTACGTGCCGCGTTCAATCGTGATCAACCCATTCTTCGGCTGGGGCCACGACCGGCCGCCCGCCAGGCCGTACCACGACACCGTGATCTACGAGGCCCACGTGCGCGGGTTGTCGATCAGCCACCCCAAGATCCCCAAGCATCTGCGCGGCACGTACGCGGCCCTGCACCACCCCGAGATCCTCGACCACCTCACCAAGCTGGGCGTGACGGCGCTGGAGCTCATGCCGGTGCACCAGTTCGTCACCGACCACATCCTGGAGCAGCGCGGGCTGTCCAACTACTGGGGTTACAACTCGATCGGGTTCTTCGCGCCGCACAACCGCTACTCCAGCCAGGGGCAGCGCGGCGGGCAGGTGCTGGAATTCAAGGCCATGGTCAGGGGACTGCACGAGGCGGGCATCGAGGTGATCCTGGACGTCGTCTACAACCACACCGCCGAGGGCAACCATCTGGGGCCGACACTGGGCTTCCGGGGGATCGACAACATCAACTACTACCGGCTGGTCAGCAACGACAAGCGGTACTACGTGGACACCACCGGCACGGGCAACAGCCTGCTCATGCGCTCCCCGCACGTGCTCCAGATGATCATGGACTCGTTGCGGTACTGGGTCATCGAGATGCACGTGGACGGGTTCCGCTTCGACCTGGCCTCGACGCTGGCCAGGGAGCTGCACGAGGTGGACCGGCTGAGCGCGTTCTTCGACCTGGTGCAGCAGGATCCCGTGTTGTCGCAGGTCAAGCTCATCGCCGAGCCGTGGGACGTCGGCCCGGGCGGCTATCAGGTCGGCAACTTCCCGTCCCGGTGGACCGAGTGGAACGGGCGCTACCGCGACACCATCCGCGACCTGTGGCGCGGGCAGGCGGCCACGCTGCCGGAGTTCGGGTCACGCTTCACCGGCTCGAGCGATCTCTACCAGGACGACAGCCGCCGGCCCGCCGCCTCGATCAACTTCGTCACCTGCCACGACGGCTTCACCCTGCAGGACCTCGTCTCGTACAACAACAAGCACAACGAGGCCAACAAGGAGGGCAACCGCGACGGCACCGACGACAACAGGTCGTGGAACTGCGGCGAGGAGGGCCCGGCGGGCATCGCCATCGAATCGCTGCGCGAGCAGCAGAAACGCAACTTCCTCACCACGCTGTTCCTGTCCCAGGGCGTGCCGATGCTCTCCCACGGCGACGAGCTGGGCCGCACGCAGCGGGGCAACAACAACGGCTACTGCCAGAACAACGAGCTGACCTGGGTCGACTGGTCGGACGTGCGGGAAAACTGGCTGCTGCTGGAGTTCACGCAGAGCCTGGCGGCGCTGCGGAAGAAACATCCGGTGTTCCGCCGCAGGAGGTTCTTCTACGGCAAGCCGGTCCGTGGCCAGAACGACATCGCCTGGCTCACCCCCTCCGGTGAGGAGATGACCGACAGCGACTGGACCGTTGGATACGCCAAGTCGCTGGCCGTCTTCCTCAACGGCGAGGCCATCACCGAGCCGGACCGGCGCGGCCGGCCGATCCGGGACGACTCGTTCCTGCTGCTGTTCAACGCCCACTACGACACGATCAAGTTCACGATCCCCGAGGACTATGGCGAGATGTGGCACACCGAGATCGACACCGCCATGCCGATCATGCTCGACGCGCGGATGTGCCGCGGTGGCGAGGCGATCGCGGTGCCCGGCCGCAGCGTACGGGTGCTGCGCCGTGTCTAA
- the treY gene encoding malto-oligosyltrehalose synthase → MSKPVSTYRVQLTPDFGFAQVAEIAGYLRDLGVSHVYLSPILQSTPESRHGYDVTDHSRIREEFGGASGFREMAQQLAAQDLGVVVDIVPNHMNTMNAQFWSVLKNGPDSPYAKWFDIEWVDGKVALPVLGDDTPPVVDGDVLRYHEHTFPYPGHYRLVDWREGPGYRRFFDVSTLIGLRVEDPAVLFATHEVIFWLLDEGLVDGLRVDHPDGLADPRGYLDRLRARAGETWTVVEKILIGPELLPTDWACDGTTGYDVLNRVNGLFVDPAGKEPLVRLFTELTGQPADYRPVMAQAKREVLELFFGAEVNRLARATGCAPDAVRELLAAMPVYRAYVVPGEPAPPESVEIVELAAEACSPAVQPLVRQVLYGSAESIVRFQQSCGPVMAKGVEDTALYRWYPLACLNEVGGEPDAFGVSVEDFHDYCAELRPYTMTTLSTHDTKRSEDVRARLSVLSELPEEWAAAVAQWSATVRFDPHLDYLAWQNLMAAWPISAERFTDYLLKAAREAKTAISWINPDPAYERGLREFAEAAVRLPIGEFTERIEPFAMSNSLGAKLVQLMMPGVPDVYQGNETTDFSLVDPDNRRPVTYPRKPETSWDAAKLLVTTQALRLRRRLGGAAAYLPMRAEGEAAEHVIAFGRGDDHHPRAVAVATRLPVRLARTGWGGTTLTLPAGTWRDLLTGGLHTGRIPIAHLLGQYPVSLLERHDL, encoded by the coding sequence GTGTCTAAGCCGGTTTCCACCTACCGGGTGCAGCTGACCCCGGACTTCGGCTTCGCCCAGGTGGCCGAGATCGCCGGCTACCTGCGCGATCTCGGCGTGAGCCACGTCTACCTGTCGCCGATCCTGCAGTCCACGCCCGAGTCGCGGCACGGCTACGACGTCACCGACCACTCCAGGATCAGGGAGGAGTTCGGCGGGGCGAGCGGGTTCAGGGAGATGGCGCAGCAGCTGGCCGCCCAGGACCTGGGCGTGGTGGTGGACATCGTGCCGAACCACATGAACACGATGAACGCCCAGTTCTGGTCGGTCTTAAAAAACGGGCCGGACTCGCCGTACGCGAAGTGGTTCGACATCGAATGGGTGGACGGGAAGGTGGCGCTGCCGGTCCTCGGGGACGACACGCCACCTGTGGTCGATGGCGACGTGCTGCGTTACCACGAGCACACCTTCCCCTATCCCGGGCACTACCGGCTGGTCGACTGGCGCGAGGGGCCGGGCTACCGGCGCTTCTTCGACGTGTCGACGTTGATCGGGCTGCGGGTGGAGGACCCGGCCGTGTTGTTCGCCACGCATGAGGTGATCTTCTGGCTGCTCGACGAGGGGCTGGTGGACGGGCTGCGCGTGGATCACCCGGACGGGCTCGCCGACCCGCGCGGCTACCTCGACCGGCTGCGGGCCCGGGCAGGCGAGACCTGGACGGTCGTCGAGAAGATCCTCATCGGCCCCGAGCTGCTTCCCACCGACTGGGCCTGCGACGGCACCACCGGCTACGACGTGCTCAACCGGGTCAACGGCCTCTTCGTCGACCCGGCGGGCAAGGAGCCGCTCGTCCGGCTCTTCACCGAGCTGACCGGGCAGCCCGCCGATTACCGTCCGGTGATGGCCCAAGCCAAGCGGGAGGTCCTGGAGCTGTTCTTCGGCGCCGAGGTCAACCGGCTGGCCAGGGCCACCGGGTGCGCTCCCGACGCGGTGCGAGAGCTGCTCGCCGCGATGCCGGTCTACCGTGCGTACGTGGTACCGGGCGAGCCGGCACCGCCCGAGTCCGTCGAGATCGTCGAGCTGGCCGCCGAGGCCTGCTCCCCCGCTGTGCAACCGCTCGTCCGCCAGGTCCTGTACGGCTCCGCCGAGTCCATCGTGCGTTTCCAGCAGTCGTGCGGCCCGGTCATGGCCAAGGGGGTCGAGGACACGGCGCTCTATCGGTGGTATCCGCTGGCCTGCCTCAACGAGGTCGGCGGAGAGCCGGACGCGTTCGGGGTTTCCGTGGAGGACTTCCACGACTACTGCGCCGAGCTGCGGCCGTACACGATGACCACGCTGTCCACCCACGACACCAAGCGGTCGGAGGACGTGCGGGCCCGGCTGTCGGTGTTGTCGGAGCTGCCGGAGGAGTGGGCCGCGGCGGTGGCGCAATGGTCGGCGACCGTGCGGTTCGATCCCCACCTGGACTATCTGGCCTGGCAGAATCTCATGGCGGCCTGGCCCATCTCGGCCGAGCGGTTCACGGACTACCTGCTCAAGGCGGCCCGCGAGGCAAAGACCGCCATTTCCTGGATAAATCCGGATCCGGCCTATGAGCGCGGGTTGCGGGAGTTCGCCGAGGCCGCCGTCCGGCTGCCGATCGGGGAGTTCACCGAGCGGATCGAGCCCTTCGCGATGTCCAACTCACTGGGCGCCAAGCTCGTGCAGCTCATGATGCCCGGAGTGCCCGACGTGTACCAGGGCAACGAGACGACCGACTTCTCACTCGTCGATCCGGACAACCGGCGGCCGGTGACGTACCCGCGCAAGCCCGAGACCTCGTGGGACGCGGCCAAGCTGCTGGTCACGACCCAGGCGCTGCGGCTGCGCCGGCGGCTCGGGGGCGCGGCGGCGTACCTGCCGATGCGCGCGGAGGGGGAGGCGGCGGAGCATGTGATCGCCTTCGGCCGGGGGGACGATCATCACCCGCGGGCCGTCGCCGTGGCCACCCGGCTCCCGGTGCGCCTGGCCAGGACCGGCTGGGGCGGCACGACGTTGACGTTGCCCGCGGGCACATGGCGGGACCTGCTCACCGGCGGCCTCCACACGGGCCGGATCCCTATCGCTCACCTGCTCGGTCAATACCCCGTCTCACTCCTGGAGAGACATGATCTTTGA